The DNA region AAGTTGCAGTCAGATGactgtttttcaaattttggtTTCTGACTAATCGATACCATCACTGGGTTTGTTTTGTGAAGTATGATACACAGTCCTCTGTATCACAAAATTCTTATAACATACCCAGGTAAGGTTTGTATTCCTTATTCATTATACTacttttgtttgattatttttgccAACAAATGTTAAATGTAGTTTGTTTATCTACAGGGGAAGTTTTGGACCTACATGGGATTTATAGACAGTAGTAGGAAATGGTTGTTTCCAGAAGAGGCACTGTTCCTGATGGAAACTGTAAGTGATGTTTGAGATCTTTTCCATTTAATTAACCAGTCATAAAGGTTTTCGTCTCTTTGAAGTTTCCATGCAACTCTGATTAGTCCTAGTAACAGTCAGGGCAGAAATCAAGGTATATAAAGTTTTCCCAAAAACTGTTTAGGTATAATTCTTAGCTTGATCAAGTCTTAAACTAATGATTCTTCGGGTTCTTCTTTTTCCGCCACGACTTTGTCCAACCATTTTCTCGAATATGATAAGTCGGATCGCCATGAAATTTTTGCAAGGTCATTTCTGGTGACCTGCAGATGTGACGACTAGTCCGAATCGCCTTAAATCGGTttcaatatgtagtttaaatcatattctaaattgtaatagtgaaaaataccataatcATGTGTAAACAAAAAGCAAATTTTGTGACggtttcaaattttctaaacccagtaagagttatttccctttattcACTGTTCAGCAGGGATCCGTTTTAagtgtaatttcatttttaatgtatttttaagttatagataatattgttactagtgacataaaacaattttgaagTCATTTTTGGTGACCTGCAGATGTGCAACTTTTGCAGACCAggaaccaagatggccgccacggCATGCAATTGGTCAAAGTTGAACAAAAAGGAATATGGTTGAGAACACAAATCTAATACAATTATAGACATTGCTGTGCCtaatatataaagtttaaatgatgtgacttttcaaaaagtatttttcttctgtgaAATAGAATTTATTTACTGGTAAAACAATGTCACGTCATCAttcaggggaggtcactcttgtCAAATTAAGCTCTGTGGAGATTTGGGAACTTTATGTGACGGCACTAGTCACAATTAGATCTTGTTGCTATATAGATTTGAAGTTTTATTCCTTCTTATGGTCTGTAGTGTTGTGCTAGGATTTTTCTACTAACCTTTACTCTTACctgtagtgttattttaatATCTGGAAATCAGAAATATGCTTTCAAAACATAGAGGATTACTGATATCTAACTTGTGACACACGGAAATATTTTTCTCTGACAGAACACACTGGTAGTAAACTATAAGGGATTACCTCTCAGTATCCAGCAGGCATACGCAGCATTTCTAGGATCTGTTACTATGACAACCGACTGCTACCTGGTATATTCCCACCTACGGAGACTGGGTTACGTAGTGCTGCGACATCAGGGATGGTGAGTTAAACAATCCTTGGAATTGTGGCACAAGGGTTGGTACACCCCATtaaatctgtaatatatctGGAATGGTTtgtcaaatacaatgtactcCATTAAAACAGCATTAAGAATGGTTTGTCAAATACGCCATTTAAACAGCATAAGGAATGGTTTTTCAAATACCATATTAAATTTTAAGCATAAGAATTTATTATTAGTACTATGCAAATTGTTTCCATTTATGGGATAAATAGatctatgtaatattttgaaCTTGAAACATTTTGCAAACATTATCACAGACATcgcgaaagttgaaaaaaatagcCGTACATTCGGACTGGCaaggactgtgagtaagccGGACTGAACAAGATTTGCCAGACCAAACTTAAATctgaatttttgaagtaaacataacttcctgctattagtatccaggcagctgttttcatgattatcaTATGCAGTTTATGTTTTTGCCAGGTTTTGAAATAGGAGGTCCGAGTCGTATTTTGTCAGACATGTCCTTCAGACCAGCAAATTTTGCGATGTCTGTTATTGTTAGTTATTTTGACAAATATTTGTcttattttgaataatatgCAGTGTTTACTTCAGTATTTCACTTTTGGGTTTTCACAGTCTAGATGTCACAAAGTATGAAAGGAAAATACATCTCGACCAGCATGTAAAAACCGACAAAAAGAAGAGAAAGCACAAAGGTGATCCCAATGTCAATAACACTAGTCTAGGTAAAGGTCataagaaggtcaaggtcaccactGAGGTCAATGATGAGGAAGTAACGAAAGAACAGATAAACAGTGATCATTCTGACCAATGTGTATCAGAAATGGAAGTGGATAGACCTACAGCTGAAGGAGTGAATAATGAAAGGACGAATGATGTGGAAGTATGGGACTCTGATGGAACAGCTGGTGACAGCGATGTGGATAGAACCACAGTTGTACTTGAAAGGGTGAATAAACAAAGGACATGTGACACCGATGTGTGGGACATTAGTGGTACAGCAGAGGACATGATGGAGGATGGGGAAGGACAGTGTGTACCTTACTCTGTGTgggattttgataaattgtgtTTCCCTAACATAGGGGGTGTAGAAGTACTAGAGTTACAGTTCCCAAGACTGGACCTACTGCCCCACGGAGTAGACCTCAGTGAAGCATCCAATACATTTGACGTTAAGGAGTATTTTTCACAGCAAAGAAAACGTAACAAAAAACAACGAAGACGACAACAACAGCAACAGGACAGTgtagaaaatttgaaattttcttaTTCAGAAATGATTCATAAAAGGAGAAAAATAACTGCCTCAAATTGGGGAGAGTATAAAAAGAAGATGGCAATTAAAGACATTGAGGATGAAAATGTGTTTGTCTCCCCAGCAGAGTGTTTAtgggaaggggagataactccattaGTAAGACCAAGTGATGCCATATCCACAGGTATAAATATCTgctttatttatcaatatataaaaaattcttTCCTtgaaaaactttcatttttgcACGATCATTAATTTAATAATAGAGAATTATTGATATCAGAGGAATTAGCAAATATATACTGAAACAACATATCTATTAAATGTTTgccaaaatttcattaaatcagtctgccaaaatatttcatattctagatgaaagttgttttacatatgtaaatggatgataatttctttttaaatcatCACCAAATGTTAAATTActatattataaatgtttttgatgCGTGATAAAGTTCCTATATTCTCCGTTTCAGAAAACATCCTGAATAAGTTGCAGATTATAGAAAGTGTCAATCTTACGAGACGACCAAGGTAAAaaaatactgtacaccaactttcttttgtgtGCGATTAACTTCCAGGAATTTCGCATACCAAGTTTATTCacgaaagtttatctctgcgATTTAATATCTACATCGTTTATATGGATAGGAATTTccatttaaatttaaatcaatgaatgttcatattttcaaatttgttttgagtggaaatcgcaaaattagTAGCTACAgaagaaagttggtttatagtGCAGGAATTGTATTCATATCAATGTCTGAATTTAGTCACTTTTGATTAAAAGTGAATTTTTCATTGTtccaaaaacatatattaaacattttataaaacaaacaaacaaaaaattagaTAATTGACAAGCATAAGAGTGTCTTCTCATGTAATGTCGTAGGAGCAGATTAATGTCTTGTCAGACTAAGGTTAGTATCCGACAAAGTCTTTAGCGAGTAAGTGTCCTGGtcattgttgttttattttacccGTAAAAGTTACCTGGTAGATTATCCTATAGTTAACCTGAAGGAGTGGTGTTGTCTTATTTTTCCTGTAGTTTCTAGGTAGACATGCCTGTAAATTTACCTAAATGAGTGgtgtttgatgttttattttacctgtacatatcCCAGATAGACACATCTGTTGAGGAACCTAAATGAGTGgtgtttgatgttttattttacctgtacagatcccAGATAGACACATCTGTTGAGGAACCTAAATGAGTGgtgtttgatgttttattttacctgtacagatcccAGATAGACACATCTGTTGATGAACCTAAATGAGTGgtgtttgatgttttattttacttgtaCAGATCCCAGATAGACACATCTGTTGATGAACCTAAATGAGTGgtgtttgatgttttattttacctgtacagatcccAGGTAGACACATCTGTTGATGAACCTAAATGAGTGgtgtttgatgttttattttacctgtacagatcccAGGTAGACACATCTGTTGATGAACCTAAATGAGTGgtgtttgatgttttattttacctgtacagatcccAGGTAGACACATCTGTTGATAAACCTGATGAACCCGAAGGAGTGGTGTTTGATGTATACCTGCCTGATGCCAAGTTTAAAAAGTCCAGACCAGGAGTTCCTAATCACAGAGTTTGTGTTTCAAAGTAAGTTTTATAATGTGTTATAATGATTTAATATTGAATAAGAGTTCATATTCACCAAAAGTTATACATGAACCAGACACTTATACCTGTATTTTCTCAATATAAaaagagttattgcccttgtttgaaaaattatttttggcgTGATTGGATACATATATTTCTTTGATATAAGGCAAAGACATGCGATAACTGTTGACATAAATAAATTCTTTCATTGATGTTAACAGCGGATCTACTGTACATTTACTCATGACTATACATACTCTGATATGTTTACTATGATAATTCAGGGCTTACAATTATTCTTTTAAGACAATATCTCTGTTGTGTGATTTATTCAGTTGAGATGCAATAAGATAGCTCCTAAGTGCACACTGATTTCTTATTCAtaaaaatttgtgttttaggaTCCATGGACATCCACCAAGCCTCCAGCAAATTACGAGTACTCAAAGATTATTTACGGATGATGTGCCAATCAGCTGGGCTGTACTCGACCATGGAGACATAGCTTTCTATCAATTTTCAGACATTTGTCTCCCTCAGGAAATTTCTATGGGGTAGGAACAAAACTGGACTCGATGTTTTTTACACAATAAATTCTTTGAAAACTTAattttattccgtctttgtgcttgtttatattaaaatttcttaagttttattttttttttttatttattttaaattgtgtGCAATATATGCGGCATACATCAACATGGCGAAGAGACCTCTTATCAGATGTATAGCAGGATATTTGTGAAAtacattaatgtttaattttattcaGTAACTGTGGAGAAGTCCAAGCAAACTTTCTATAACCTTGGTGAATAGTCAAAATGTAGGACACATTGAAGTTTTGGTACTCGAATTAAACAATGCCCGAACCCATCATATCTAATGGCCAAATAAAAAAGTTTCATCAGTGAATAGTatcagagatacatgtagtgttaTGTGATGTATGCAAAAGGCGTAAAATACTGATATGTAGGTCATAGTAGaatatataggtcacagtgaccatTGTTTGTTACACAAGACACCATCTGGTCTAGGAGCTGCAGTGGCAGAGTGGATAAGTTGTCCTTACATAACACTGCAAGTACTGTACCTCagggttgtgagtttgaatcccatgtcaTGATGAGACATTTGTATGTTATGACACCTGGTcaatggtttttctctggataATCCAGCTTTTCTTCACTATCTAAACCTACagacatgtccttaaatgaccctggctgttaagagTATATTAAACTAAACCAAACCTGGTCTAGATAAACTTTAAATAATTTCAGTAACAAGTGCAGGAAATAGAGAAATGGTAATTTATGAAAAGACAATAGAATATAATCATGGTGATAATCTGATGGTGTAGGACTAGTGACCATGGAATGtttaataaacaacaaaagatttaaaatattattttttataatttattgtataaaaGTTATGGAATTCTTATAACAATGGTAATTAATTAGCTTTCAATATTATCTATCATGATTAACAACATATTGGTAATGAGACTAAATCGCGTGATTATAAACAGCCACTCTCTTTTTACTTGGAAACACTGTCTATCCATTACAGGAGACATAATGTTAAACACCTGTCTCTCCTATTACACGAGACACATACTATTGAACACCTGTCTCTCCTATTACACGAGACACATAATGTTGAACACCTGTCTCTTCTATTACACGAGACACACAATGTTGAACACCTGTCTCTCCTATTACACGAGACACATAATGTTGAACACCTGCCTCTCCTATTACATGAGGCACATAATGTTGAACACCTGCCTCTCCTATTACATGAGACACATAATGTTGAACACCTGTCTCTCCTATTACACGAGACACATTAATGCTGCTGATGAAATTTGAAGCACATGTAACATTGGTCAGATAAGATGATAACTAAATAGCTCTCCGTTGATTTTCTTAACAGATTGTTTGAAGTCTATCAGATTAGAATTTTTTTCACTGTCGATTCATAAAGAAATCATCAAAGATGTGTTTAAAAAGGATATGGATTTTTGAATTAATTTGGAACATAATTTGTAAAGACGTCTTTATCTAAGAAAATCACACGAGATTCAGATATATCTATTACATAGCACAATACAAACCCATGACGCAATTAAAAAGTTCCATCAGTAAATAGTATAAGAGACAGTCTGAGAAAAGTAATAATATTTAGGTCATACTTAACTAATTTTGTTAaagacacacacaaaaatattagTTAATTTTTCTGGAGATCTAAATTTCTTCACACACTGATCAACAGATAATTGTATCAAACTTGTTCATTTACTGGTACCAATTAAGTATAAAATGTGAATTTCTGGCAAGTTTTGACATGGACTATCTATGAATGTACTAAAACTTCCTAGTCTACTCctgaaaatgtttcatttcaaaGAATATAAATCAAGTCTCAAATACCACtcaaacaataatttgtgtCTATGATTCATCATAGTTTAgtatcttaaatgagtgtttatTTCATGCGAAATTCTAATGAAtcaattgaatattttaaagtaTTCCAAAGCCCTGATTTAAcaattttttgacaaattttAACGTACACCACATGGCATCATGAAATGACTACAAATTCAGATATGTTTTGCCACATAATAAAAAACTTACAATTTGATGAAATTGGTGTATTGGTACTGGAAAAAATGTAACAGAAATATTTTGTTAGACCAACTAAAGGTGCTTTTCATATCATGACATTATACCCTAGCAAGAGACAAACGAAAACTATCTTTAATAAGCAAATTAGGTAGATATAAGATATGAGATAAAATATCGTTCAATGTATGTCTTTAGATTGAAATATATGtcattataaaattacatataaattgtatatgtaaGAGTCAATGAAAGTATGCACTATGTAATGGTTGAGTTTGATTACttgatatatcaaattaattattaattaattaacagatTTTAAAATTACGATGGTCAACTTTATTTAACTGCccaatatatgatataataaacaGTCAagtaaatttcatatcacatagcaaACTCCAAAATTcctttaaagggccactacctttccaaaacgacttttaatttttaaaataggaatgtaaaacgagatcaataattttgtagagtcgcagaagttattaactatatgTTTACTAGaacaccttcagaactgtttaattagaataaataaaatgttaattttcataacgccggtcgttttatgtttcccgccgtcgtccaaAATGCCgcacggtagttgactatcactgcgccagacgacaaaacagcaaaatgaatctccactgttatcgtatattagacaggaaatcgtgcatatgtttggtgttgcaacctcatcttaagccatcgatatatattttcttttgttattaatgtttttaagaaacctttaaattttgctccggaaaggtagtgggcctttaaaattttacaaa from Argopecten irradians isolate NY chromosome 5, Ai_NY, whole genome shotgun sequence includes:
- the LOC138323541 gene encoding tRNA-splicing endonuclease subunit Sen54-like isoform X1, with the protein product MMANDTTSLSLQDKVPDAVLLKEKVLSAQELFKYRRPLDKSVPNRGGAKDFEPDGSFLQSKWIEALSQERSKILREQRVEREGGLVKGEWNKDLQLVELEKEMGKFWTYMGFIDSSRKWLFPEEALFLMETNTLVVNYKGLPLSIQQAYAAFLGSVTMTTDCYLVYSHLRRLGYVVLRHQGCLDVTKYERKIHLDQHVKTDKKKRKHKGDPNVNNTSLGKGHKKVKVTTEVNDEEVTKEQINSDHSDQCVSEMEVDRPTAEGVNNERTNDVEVWDSDGTAGDSDVDRTTVVLERVNKQRTCDTDVWDISGTAEDMMEDGEGQCVPYSVWDFDKLCFPNIGGVEVLELQFPRLDLLPHGVDLSEASNTFDVKEYFSQQRKRNKKQRRRQQQQQDSVENLKFSYSEMIHKRRKITASNWGEYKKKMAIKDIEDENVFVSPAECLWEGEITPLVRPSDAISTENILNKLQIIESVNLTRRPRSQVDTSVDKPDEPEGVVFDVYLPDAKFKKSRPGVPNHRVCVSKIHGHPPSLQQITSTQRLFTDDVPISWAVLDHGDIAFYQFSDICLPQEISMG
- the LOC138323541 gene encoding tRNA-splicing endonuclease subunit Sen54-like isoform X2, with the translated sequence MMANDTTSLSLQDKVPDAVLLKEKVLSAQELFKYRRPLDKSVPNRGGAKDFEPDGSFLQSKWIEALSQERSKILREQRVEREGGLVKGEWNKDLQLVELEKEMGKFWTYMGFIDSSRKWLFPEEALFLMETNTLVVNYKGLPLSIQQAYAAFLGSVTMTTDCYLVYSHLRRLGYVVLRHQGCLDVTKYERKIHLDQHVKTDKKKRKHKGDPNVNNTSLGKGHKKVKVTTEVNDEEVTKEQINSDHSDQCVSEMEVDRPTAEGVNNERTNDVEVWDSDGTAGDSDVDRTTVVLERVNKQRTCDTDVWDISGTAEDMMEDGEGQCVPYSVWDFDKLCFPNIGGVEVLELQFPRLDLLPHGVDLSEASNTFDVKEYFSQQRKRNKKQRRRQQQQQDSVENLKFSYSEMIHKRRKITASNWGEYKKKMAIKDIEDENVFVSPAECLWEGEITPLVRPSDAISTENILNKLQIIESVNLTRRPRSQVDTSVDEPK